In one window of Ostrinia nubilalis chromosome 21, ilOstNubi1.1, whole genome shotgun sequence DNA:
- the LOC135082518 gene encoding gustatory receptor for sugar taste 43a-like — protein MGVEASEERGDVARAQAVRSSEPVTQSVVGGSHAFILRISSFFGLAPLRFESRANGFTVSLSSAMCIYSYILVSILIILTIYGLVAEINAGVQLSVRMSSRMSQVVSTCDVLVVVATAAAGVYGAPARMRNMIKLMDRIVSVDNTLSGQYSAVTERKLCAILLGLLIFFSVLIVDDFCFYATQAKKVDREWEIVLNYIGFYLLWYVVMILELQFAFTALSVRARFRALNDVLALTARCVAVPVEKIRRPTPLNIFAIKVTPNDLQRSDDVSLLMDATPKRRPTVIVKRSVSGESRLIVSPCEAIYGLASLHGTLCEVVHRIDDSYGIPLIVILISTLLHLIVTPYFLIMEIIVSAHRVHFLVLQFLWCATHLLRMCVVVEPSHYTIQEGKRTEGLVCRLMTSAPTTGLLPTRLELFSRQLMLRSVSYTPLGMCTLDRPLVASILGAVTTYLVILIQFQRYDN, from the exons GTGTGGAGGCGAGTGAGGAGCGAGGCGACGTGGCGCGGGCGCAAGCAGTGCGCTCGTCGGAGCCTGTCACGCAAAGCGTGGTAGGGGGTTCCCATGCTTTTATACTGAGG atatCAAGTTTTTTTGGTCTTGCCCCTCTGCGGTTCGAGTCTCGTGCCAACGGGTTCACTGTCTCTCTATCCAGTGCCATGTGCATCTATAGCTATATTCTAGTCagtattttaa TTATATTAACAATATACGGGCTGGTAGCCGAAATAAATGCAGGCGTCCAGCTGTCAGTGCGCATGTCGTCGCGAATGTCTCAG GTGGTATCGACATGCGACGTACTAGTGGTGGTGGCCACAGCGGCGGCGGGAGTTTATGGTGCACCGGCGCGCATGAGGAACATGATCAAACTCATGGACAGAATTGTTTCG GTGGACAACACCCTCAGTGGGCAATACTCGGCGGTGACGGAGCGCAAACTGTGCGCTATACTGCTGGGACTGCTCATCTTCTTCTCGGTCCTCATCGTGGACGACTTCTGCTTCTATGCGACGCAGGCCAAGAAGGTCGATAGAGAAT GGGAGATAGTCCTAAACTACATCGGCTTCTACCTGCTCTGGTACGTGGTGATGATCCTGGAGCTGCAGTTCGCGTTCACAGCGTTATCGGTGCGCGCGCGCTTCCGAGCGCTCAACGATGTACTGGCGCTAACGGCACGATGCGTTGCTGTGCCTG TGGAAAAGATCCGAAGGCCGACTCCCCTTAACATCTTCGCGATCAAAGTGACCCCAAACGACCTGCAGCGGTCCGATGACGTCAGTCTACTCATGGACGCCACGCCGAAAAGACGACCTACCGTCATTGTGAAGAGAAGTG TGAGCGGAGAGTCCCGCCTCATCGTGTCCCCTTGCGAGGCGATATACGGCCTGGCGTCCCTCCATGGCACCCTCTGCGAGGTGGTGCATCGAATAGACGATAGCTACGGCATCCCTCTCATTGTGATCCTCATATCCACGCTGCTTCACCTGATTGTCACGCCTTACTTCTTGATTATGGAGATCA TCGTATCAGCCCACCGAGTGCATTTCCTGGTTCTCCAGTTCCTGTGGTGCGCCACTCATCTGCTGAGGATGTGTGTGGTCGTGGAGCCTTCACATTACACTATTCAAGAG GGCAAGAGGACCGAGGGTCTGGTCTGCCGGCTGATGACGTCAGCACCCACCACGGGCTTACTGCCCACTCGGCTGGAGCTGTTCTCACGCCAGCTGATGCTGCGCTCCGTGTCCTACACCCCTCTGGGCATGTGCACCTTGGACCGACCACTGGTCGCTTCG atactCGGAGCAGTTACTACGTACTTAGtgatattaatacaattccaaaggtacgacaattaa